A region from the Sphingomonas flavescens genome encodes:
- a CDS encoding YoaK family protein, giving the protein MTRLESRARLFACCLSALAGFVDAIGFIQSGGFFVSFMSGNSTRMGVGIAENGLAALVAATIIACFLGGVIGGSLLGSRFEGRRPAAVLLAIAAIIGLAALLQQFGSEDYAIALLALAMGAENAVFERDGEVRIGVTYMTGSLVRVGNGIAGAILGRGGNGWGGYLLLWLGFVAGVAVGALSFGSGNSSTLWAASGAALVLAMLSTRMFAFEESRPAI; this is encoded by the coding sequence ATGACACGCCTCGAATCGCGCGCGCGCCTGTTCGCCTGCTGCCTGTCCGCCCTCGCCGGCTTCGTCGACGCCATCGGCTTCATCCAGTCCGGCGGGTTCTTCGTGTCCTTCATGAGCGGTAATTCGACCCGGATGGGCGTCGGCATCGCGGAGAACGGACTCGCGGCCCTCGTCGCAGCGACGATCATCGCCTGCTTCCTTGGCGGCGTGATCGGCGGCAGCCTCCTCGGCTCGCGGTTCGAAGGGCGGCGGCCGGCGGCGGTCCTCCTCGCCATCGCCGCGATCATCGGCCTTGCCGCGCTTCTCCAGCAATTCGGCAGCGAGGACTATGCGATTGCGCTGCTGGCGCTCGCGATGGGCGCGGAAAATGCGGTCTTCGAACGCGATGGCGAGGTCCGCATCGGCGTGACCTATATGACCGGCAGCCTGGTGCGCGTCGGCAACGGGATCGCGGGAGCGATCCTCGGCCGCGGCGGCAACGGATGGGGCGGATACCTGCTGCTCTGGCTGGGCTTCGTGGCGGGCGTGGCGGTCGGCGCCCTCTCCTTCGGATCGGGCAACAGCAGCACCCTGTGGGCCGCCAGCGGCGCCGCTTTAGTCCTCGCGATGCTGTCTACGAGAATGTTTGCTTTCGAAGAGTCCCGCCCTGCGATCTAG
- a CDS encoding energy transducer TonB yields the protein MLLLVAQTVVHAPLPATPIATDKAVNAPVSRQPLISLFFYEDYPAALQGREGRRGVVNLKLTADPSGRLVACQPIRSSADQVLEMATCNILRRRARFTPARDASGAPTNGTLDFSVDWDAIFHKFGKR from the coding sequence ATGCTTTTGCTTGTCGCCCAGACAGTGGTTCATGCTCCATTGCCGGCGACCCCGATCGCGACGGACAAGGCGGTCAATGCGCCGGTTTCGCGCCAGCCGCTGATTAGCCTGTTCTTTTACGAGGATTATCCGGCGGCCCTGCAGGGCAGGGAAGGCCGGCGTGGCGTCGTCAACCTCAAGCTGACCGCCGATCCGAGCGGACGCCTTGTCGCCTGCCAGCCGATACGGTCGAGTGCCGACCAAGTGCTGGAAATGGCGACCTGCAACATCCTGCGCCGCCGCGCGCGCTTCACGCCGGCAAGGGACGCCAGCGGTGCGCCGACCAACGGCACGTTGGACTTTTCGGTCGATTGGGACGCGATCTTCCACAAGTTTGGCAAGCGCTAG
- a CDS encoding STAS/SEC14 domain-containing protein, with translation MHKFLDSPDDILALELTGTITGRDLDSIMDRTDAIMAAHDKIHVFVETRGVDGLQLSALPHHMSRAFPLFGKLDRFGRVAVVSDQAWMRAGTRLESALLPNISYRVCKPEERDEALAWAMGGQPVTA, from the coding sequence ATGCATAAGTTTCTCGACAGTCCGGACGATATCCTCGCGCTTGAATTGACGGGGACGATCACCGGTCGCGACCTCGACTCCATCATGGACCGCACCGACGCGATCATGGCCGCGCACGACAAGATCCACGTCTTTGTCGAAACGCGCGGGGTGGATGGGCTGCAACTGTCCGCCCTGCCCCACCACATGAGCCGCGCCTTCCCGCTATTCGGAAAGCTGGATCGCTTCGGCCGCGTCGCCGTCGTTTCCGATCAGGCCTGGATGCGCGCGGGAACACGGCTGGAGAGCGCACTGCTGCCGAATATCAGCTACCGCGTGTGCAAGCCGGAGGAGCGCGACGAAGCACTCGCCTGGGCCATGGGCGGGCAACCTGTAACCGCCTGA
- a CDS encoding DUF3761 domain-containing protein, with product MNRLILAAALAAGGSLASAVPANAATRNYDCSKAGNANKVQCKAGAKAAPAASAAKIAATQAKANARAEKAQAKATAKAEKAAGVKPAAKTAAAAPPAKPSLLSRMSSMFGRSSTPAPAAKPAARRMAAAAPASVEDRNPAGAIAQCKDGTFSHAKARTGACSRHGGVGRWS from the coding sequence ATGAACCGTTTGATCCTGGCTGCCGCGCTTGCGGCGGGAGGAAGCCTTGCGTCCGCCGTTCCGGCGAACGCGGCGACCCGCAACTACGACTGTTCGAAGGCCGGCAACGCCAACAAGGTGCAGTGCAAGGCCGGAGCGAAAGCTGCACCGGCAGCAAGCGCCGCAAAGATCGCGGCAACGCAGGCCAAGGCCAATGCCCGTGCCGAGAAGGCGCAGGCCAAGGCGACCGCCAAGGCAGAAAAAGCCGCCGGCGTGAAGCCTGCCGCCAAGACCGCTGCGGCGGCCCCGCCCGCGAAGCCCAGCCTGCTGTCGCGGATGAGCAGCATGTTCGGGCGTTCGTCGACACCAGCCCCGGCGGCCAAGCCTGCTGCACGGCGCATGGCAGCGGCGGCGCCGGCATCGGTCGAGGATCGCAATCCGGCCGGCGCGATCGCGCAGTGCAAGGACGGAACCTTCAGCCACGCCAAGGCGCGGACCGGGGCCTGTTCGCGGCACGGCGGTGTCGGCCGCTGGAGCTGA
- a CDS encoding DUF4142 domain-containing protein: MMKFKALLLFASTLAIAACGQKAETTNADMNASDTSMTNMDAGNLAANDTASMSPTSAQGFVNAAAASDKFEIETSKLASAAGASSATKAFADKMITAHTASTAKLKSTLSGMTPPVTPVDTLTAEQQSTLDNLKTLKGADFDAAYKTAQVDAHTKTLDVLKNYSASGDTPALKTFADGLIPTVTAHLNMAKGLK; encoded by the coding sequence ATGATGAAATTCAAGGCTTTACTGCTGTTCGCATCGACGCTGGCCATTGCGGCTTGCGGCCAGAAGGCAGAAACGACCAACGCCGACATGAATGCGTCCGACACCAGCATGACCAACATGGATGCTGGCAATCTGGCAGCGAACGATACAGCCTCAATGTCGCCGACTTCGGCCCAGGGCTTCGTCAATGCGGCAGCGGCCAGCGACAAGTTTGAGATCGAAACGTCGAAGCTCGCCAGCGCGGCCGGCGCATCGTCGGCGACCAAGGCTTTTGCGGACAAGATGATCACTGCTCACACGGCGTCGACGGCGAAGCTCAAATCGACTCTATCCGGCATGACCCCGCCGGTCACCCCGGTCGACACGCTGACGGCCGAGCAGCAGTCGACGCTAGACAACCTCAAGACGTTGAAGGGTGCGGATTTCGACGCCGCATATAAGACGGCGCAAGTCGACGCCCACACGAAAACGCTTGATGTCCTGAAGAATTATTCGGCTTCGGGCGACACGCCGGCTCTCAAAACCTTCGCCGATGGTTTGATCCCAACCGTGACGGCTCACCTGAACATGGCAAAAGGCTTGAAATAG
- a CDS encoding DUF3597 domain-containing protein, giving the protein MSIFGNIMNKIFHHSAASAAPAPQEAGSATPNPAPGDAGATAAQAPSQQQTAATQNVDVGAVLSEMASMKGGGGNYQTSIVDLLKLLDLDSSLQARKELADELNVHVGADGSAEENIALHKAVMQKLAENGGVVPDSLRN; this is encoded by the coding sequence ATGAGCATCTTCGGCAACATCATGAACAAGATTTTCCATCACTCGGCAGCCTCCGCGGCGCCCGCCCCACAGGAGGCCGGCTCGGCAACGCCAAACCCCGCGCCCGGCGACGCAGGAGCAACCGCCGCCCAGGCGCCGTCGCAACAGCAGACGGCAGCCACCCAAAATGTCGACGTCGGCGCGGTGCTCAGTGAGATGGCCTCGATGAAGGGCGGTGGAGGCAACTACCAGACGTCGATCGTCGACCTGTTGAAACTGCTCGACCTCGATTCAAGCCTGCAGGCCAGGAAGGAACTCGCCGACGAACTCAACGTCCACGTCGGGGCCGACGGGAGTGCGGAAGAGAACATCGCGCTGCATAAAGCCGTGATGCAAAAGCTCGCCGAAAACGGCGGCGTCGTACCCGACAGCCTTCGCAACTAA
- a CDS encoding N-acetyltransferase family protein — MIIREVEERDAEEIAAIYAHHVINGTASFDYEPPPAGFHLARIRRVATAGWPFLVAEEDGQLLGYAYLTQFRDREGYRFTAEDSIYVRADAMGRGVGTALLKALLSRGARNGFRTVIAVVGGGEPASVALHAKFGFQAVGRLRAVGFKFDRWLDSVYMQADLTEGGASAK; from the coding sequence ATGATCATTCGCGAAGTCGAAGAGCGTGATGCCGAGGAAATCGCCGCGATTTACGCGCATCATGTCATCAACGGCACTGCTTCCTTCGACTATGAGCCTCCGCCGGCTGGCTTCCATCTCGCAAGAATTCGGCGGGTCGCTACAGCGGGATGGCCCTTCCTTGTTGCGGAAGAGGATGGGCAACTGCTGGGCTACGCTTACTTGACGCAGTTCCGCGATCGCGAAGGCTATCGGTTTACGGCGGAAGACAGCATCTATGTCCGGGCCGACGCGATGGGTCGTGGGGTCGGCACCGCGCTGCTAAAAGCGCTGTTGTCGCGCGGCGCCCGCAACGGTTTTCGAACGGTGATCGCCGTTGTCGGCGGTGGCGAGCCGGCATCCGTCGCACTTCACGCCAAGTTCGGGTTCCAGGCTGTTGGAAGGCTCCGCGCCGTCGGCTTCAAGTTCGATCGTTGGCTAGACAGCGTCTACATGCAGGCCGACCTGACGGAAGGCGGCGCATCGGCGAAGTGA
- a CDS encoding trypsin-like peptidase domain-containing protein — MALAAVIGGVVARMLPLGADSAPAAPRVLAGPAEESLAPLVRKTAPAVVNIAVLQPSPAQQNPLLQDPFYRRYFGVPDAALQPAMAAGSGVIVDGGRGFVITNFHVVQNAQAIQVILKDGRKLDAQPIGAAPSLDLAVLKVNAKDLPTLTLGDSKQLQVGDYVVAIGNPFGLGQTVTSGIVSATDRPLGQDDQRRFIQTDAPINPGNSGGALISLRGELIGINSALFSPSSNQGSAGNVGIGFAIPSNVVKQVLAEAERQSPR, encoded by the coding sequence ATGGCGCTCGCCGCCGTGATCGGCGGCGTTGTCGCGCGGATGCTGCCGTTAGGCGCTGATTCCGCGCCCGCGGCACCCCGCGTACTTGCCGGACCAGCGGAGGAAAGCCTTGCTCCTTTAGTCCGGAAGACGGCGCCGGCAGTGGTAAACATCGCCGTTCTGCAGCCTTCTCCGGCGCAGCAGAACCCCTTGCTCCAGGACCCGTTCTACCGCCGCTATTTCGGGGTCCCCGATGCAGCGCTTCAACCAGCCATGGCAGCCGGATCGGGCGTGATTGTCGATGGTGGCCGTGGTTTCGTGATCACGAACTTCCACGTCGTCCAGAATGCGCAGGCAATTCAGGTCATCCTGAAGGACGGCCGCAAGCTCGATGCGCAACCCATCGGCGCTGCGCCGAGCCTGGACCTCGCGGTGCTAAAGGTTAACGCCAAAGACCTGCCAACGTTGACGCTGGGCGACAGCAAGCAGCTGCAGGTCGGCGACTATGTCGTCGCGATCGGGAATCCCTTCGGACTCGGCCAAACGGTCACAAGCGGCATTGTCAGCGCCACCGATCGACCCCTCGGCCAGGATGACCAGCGGCGTTTCATCCAGACGGACGCTCCGATCAATCCGGGCAACAGCGGCGGTGCCCTCATCAGCTTGAGGGGCGAGCTGATCGGGATCAATTCCGCGCTGTTCAGCCCCAGTAGCAACCAGGGCAGCGCGGGTAATGTCGGAATTGGTTTCGCTATCCCGAGCAACGTCGTGAAACAGGTCTTGGCCGAAGCGGAACGTCAGTCCCCGCGCTGA
- the msrB gene encoding peptide-methionine (R)-S-oxide reductase MsrB, which translates to MATTLSGFDLTPPTDEQFQQLASELTDEERHVLLEHGTEAPFCGTFLDEKRPGTFTCRLCGLPLFHGGTKFESGTGWPSFTQPFAENHLRTIRDTSYGMIRTEIVCGRCGSHQGHVFPDGPPPTGERYCINSVSLDFTPAGEPLPDKLDRGAPEGEPEAVRG; encoded by the coding sequence ATGGCCACCACACTTTCCGGCTTCGATCTGACGCCGCCCACCGACGAGCAATTCCAGCAGTTGGCGTCGGAGCTCACCGACGAGGAGCGTCACGTGCTTCTCGAGCACGGTACGGAGGCCCCATTTTGTGGGACCTTCCTTGATGAAAAGCGCCCGGGGACGTTCACGTGCCGTTTGTGCGGTCTTCCGCTCTTTCATGGCGGAACGAAATTCGAAAGCGGTACGGGTTGGCCAAGCTTCACCCAGCCCTTCGCGGAAAACCATCTGCGGACCATCCGTGACACGAGCTACGGGATGATCCGAACGGAGATCGTCTGCGGCCGCTGCGGATCTCACCAGGGCCACGTTTTCCCCGACGGGCCTCCCCCAACCGGCGAGCGCTATTGCATCAACTCGGTGAGCCTCGACTTCACGCCGGCCGGCGAGCCGCTGCCCGACAAACTCGATCGCGGCGCACCCGAGGGAGAGCCGGAGGCCGTGCGTGGCTGA
- the panD gene encoding aspartate 1-decarboxylase, translating to MGVTVMMRIMMKSKIHRATVTQADLHYVGSVTMDADLMDAADLLEGEQVAIVDITNGARLETYVIPGPRGTGVIGINGAAAHLVHPDDLVIIMSYAMFDDAFARTLVPTVIHVDETNRVVKIGNDPAEPVPGSDQVRGDLVGAR from the coding sequence TTGGGAGTCACGGTCATGATGCGGATCATGATGAAGTCGAAGATCCACCGCGCGACGGTGACCCAGGCCGACCTGCACTATGTTGGATCGGTAACGATGGATGCCGACCTGATGGACGCCGCTGACCTGCTTGAGGGTGAGCAGGTTGCGATCGTCGACATCACGAACGGCGCGCGGCTTGAGACTTACGTCATTCCAGGCCCCCGCGGAACGGGCGTGATTGGTATCAACGGCGCCGCGGCGCACCTCGTCCATCCTGACGATCTCGTCATCATCATGAGCTATGCGATGTTCGATGATGCCTTCGCGCGGACCCTCGTGCCGACGGTGATCCATGTCGATGAGACTAACCGAGTCGTTAAAATCGGTAACGATCCCGCCGAACCCGTCCCCGGCAGCGACCAGGTCAGGGGCGATCTCGTCGGCGCGCGCTAG
- a CDS encoding PspC domain-containing protein produces the protein METQTNHVALPLRSHTILGVCEAIGEEFGFNPVYLRIPFAASVIYSPMMAIAAYLLLGLGVLAARLLVKDKQQVTESVARYADDGANSQVELKKAA, from the coding sequence ATGGAAACGCAGACCAATCACGTCGCACTTCCGCTGCGCTCACATACAATCTTGGGCGTCTGCGAAGCGATCGGCGAGGAATTCGGCTTCAACCCCGTATATCTGCGCATCCCGTTTGCCGCGTCTGTGATCTACAGTCCGATGATGGCGATCGCCGCCTATCTGCTGCTTGGATTGGGCGTCCTTGCTGCCCGGCTGCTGGTCAAGGACAAGCAGCAGGTGACGGAGTCCGTCGCGCGATATGCCGACGATGGGGCGAACAGCCAGGTCGAGCTAAAGAAGGCCGCCTGA
- a CDS encoding DUF6975 family protein, producing MANFRPAAQQKAALANVQPVSVAEAQLARVAGEGCARHSYLNSLLEAAGRHSGRDLADAVHLLCSLHGRYPGVIELALQRAPKGAVQAWLGRASEGFERERLFLVRLTSAVGPLPSTPGAGETETSLVAARHALETLAMSEREGCSLGAATALVGDWLPIRRLLDRAATRAGIESPAPSLPDDNSILAVIGDGTEAPARARALAFGGEQLLLQHRALFDLLEARAEARGDY from the coding sequence ATGGCGAATTTCCGGCCCGCCGCTCAGCAGAAAGCCGCGCTGGCGAATGTTCAGCCGGTCAGCGTTGCCGAGGCTCAACTCGCGCGCGTCGCGGGCGAAGGTTGTGCACGCCATTCATATTTGAACTCGCTGCTTGAGGCCGCCGGTCGCCATTCGGGCCGCGATTTGGCGGACGCGGTCCACCTTCTTTGCAGCCTTCACGGGCGGTATCCGGGGGTCATCGAACTTGCGCTCCAGCGCGCGCCCAAGGGGGCCGTCCAAGCGTGGCTAGGCAGAGCCTCCGAAGGGTTCGAGCGCGAACGCCTGTTTCTCGTCCGCCTCACCTCGGCGGTGGGGCCATTGCCCAGCACGCCGGGGGCGGGGGAGACGGAAACTAGCCTCGTCGCCGCGCGGCATGCCCTGGAGACTCTGGCTATGTCCGAACGCGAGGGCTGCTCGCTTGGCGCCGCGACCGCGCTCGTCGGCGACTGGTTGCCGATTCGCCGCCTGCTTGATCGGGCGGCAACCCGGGCGGGTATTGAGTCTCCTGCGCCGTCGCTGCCCGACGACAATTCGATTTTGGCGGTGATCGGCGATGGCACCGAAGCGCCTGCCCGCGCGCGGGCGCTAGCGTTCGGGGGCGAGCAACTGCTGCTGCAACACCGCGCTTTATTCGATCTCCTCGAAGCCCGCGCCGAAGCCCGCGGCGACTACTAG
- a CDS encoding methyl-accepting chemotaxis protein translates to MATQGIEQVTENAIRAVARDCGSLSMECSDVAGYVQGVATRIAEHMKMLDQLEEVTTRLMGDQARVSDSTDEARLLSEQAKAKLDAGREAIEGTIEGFKGLTSLIVQLGERMAGFALAMNQVQTVSSTIETIARKTNMLALNATIEAARAGDAGRSFAVVAAEVKKLAHDTRAATSQIASTIGELTREAGAVTAEIKTGVEQSRAAQSGFGMISDTVREVSEIVGMVDRQTEGIAHSTSMIQTSVDRVKAGLTDFAADARDNGKELLTAEKRLAHLELLSNTMLDTLANSGAEIDDTPFILKAQETCRHIQAAIEQAIDDGEITVDDVFDADYRMVEGTNPVQYDVRFNECADRYVRPILDRTKAGDNRIIGSAIGDMNGYLPTHLSERSHPQGPDPVWNDEHSRNRRVLIDDTTRMALASDRPATLATYRMELGDKFIPVKNVFVPLWIKGRRWGNFELAYRDD, encoded by the coding sequence ATGGCCACGCAGGGTATCGAGCAAGTTACGGAAAATGCCATTCGCGCCGTCGCGCGGGATTGCGGTTCGCTGTCGATGGAATGCAGCGACGTGGCTGGCTACGTGCAAGGCGTCGCAACCCGCATCGCCGAGCATATGAAGATGCTCGACCAGCTCGAAGAAGTCACGACGCGCCTAATGGGCGATCAGGCGCGCGTTTCAGACTCAACCGATGAAGCCCGGCTGCTTTCGGAACAGGCCAAGGCAAAACTCGATGCCGGCCGCGAGGCGATTGAGGGCACGATCGAGGGCTTCAAAGGGCTGACCAGCCTGATCGTCCAGCTTGGTGAGCGCATGGCGGGTTTCGCTCTGGCGATGAACCAGGTCCAGACCGTCTCCTCGACGATCGAGACGATCGCCCGCAAGACCAACATGCTCGCGCTAAATGCGACGATCGAGGCCGCGCGCGCCGGTGACGCTGGCCGAAGCTTCGCGGTGGTTGCAGCCGAGGTGAAAAAGCTGGCGCACGACACGCGCGCCGCAACTAGCCAGATCGCATCGACCATCGGCGAACTTACCCGAGAAGCTGGCGCCGTCACAGCCGAGATCAAGACTGGCGTGGAACAGAGCCGCGCCGCCCAGAGCGGCTTCGGCATGATCAGCGACACCGTTCGCGAAGTCAGCGAGATCGTCGGTATGGTCGATCGCCAAACCGAGGGCATCGCGCATTCGACCAGCATGATCCAGACCAGCGTCGACCGCGTGAAAGCCGGCCTGACCGATTTCGCTGCCGACGCTCGCGACAACGGCAAGGAATTGCTGACGGCCGAAAAGCGCCTTGCGCACCTTGAGCTGCTATCGAACACCATGCTCGATACGCTCGCCAACTCTGGCGCCGAGATCGACGACACTCCCTTCATCTTGAAGGCGCAAGAGACCTGCCGCCACATCCAGGCCGCGATCGAACAGGCGATCGATGACGGTGAAATCACCGTCGATGACGTGTTCGACGCCGATTACCGCATGGTCGAAGGTACCAACCCGGTGCAGTATGATGTGCGTTTCAACGAATGCGCCGATCGCTACGTCCGGCCGATCCTCGATCGTACGAAAGCTGGCGACAACCGCATCATCGGCTCCGCGATCGGCGACATGAATGGCTATCTTCCAACGCACTTGTCGGAGCGAAGCCATCCGCAGGGTCCGGATCCCGTGTGGAACGACGAGCACAGCCGCAATCGCCGCGTCCTGATCGACGACACCACCCGCATGGCGCTGGCAAGCGACCGGCCCGCGACACTCGCGACCTATCGCATGGAACTGGGCGACAAGTTTATCCCGGTGAAAAACGTCTTCGTTCCCCTGTGGATCAAGGGTCGCCGCTGGGGCAATTTCGAACTCGCCTACCGCGATGATTGA
- a CDS encoding energy transducer TonB, whose amino-acid sequence MIKSVLAIPIVAALSTASFAQAPDRAAQNAQNWEIFQKLYPARAIAAKEEGAVGFKVTVDGKGYVTECKVTHSSGHPLLDAETCNLITMHAEFKPLPGQSASQARTSEGVIAWKLPGSTAALTAPKVMASSDLDTVVCKKAIRTGTIGGVERTCMTKREWGRQTDELRQPWEELQGRKGMTNGR is encoded by the coding sequence ATGATCAAATCTGTGCTGGCGATACCGATCGTAGCTGCGCTGTCGACCGCATCGTTTGCGCAGGCTCCTGATAGAGCCGCTCAGAACGCGCAAAACTGGGAAATCTTCCAGAAGCTGTACCCCGCTCGCGCAATTGCGGCCAAAGAAGAAGGCGCGGTCGGGTTCAAGGTTACAGTCGACGGCAAAGGATATGTGACCGAATGCAAGGTCACGCACAGCAGTGGCCATCCGTTGCTGGATGCCGAAACCTGCAACCTCATCACGATGCATGCGGAATTCAAGCCGCTCCCGGGCCAGTCGGCCTCTCAGGCGCGCACGAGCGAGGGGGTGATTGCGTGGAAGCTTCCGGGAAGCACGGCGGCGCTGACGGCGCCGAAGGTCATGGCCTCGTCAGATCTCGACACCGTTGTCTGTAAGAAAGCCATTCGGACGGGCACCATCGGGGGAGTCGAACGCACCTGCATGACGAAGCGCGAATGGGGCAGGCAAACCGATGAGTTGCGTCAGCCGTGGGAGGAATTGCAGGGTCGCAAGGGAATGACCAACGGCCGCTAG
- a CDS encoding energy transducer TonB, which yields MLQGASATASGATDNGARQIREIVFQNYPPRALAAGEQGAVFFVVRLDKDAHATECEVTHGSGHPLLDIETCQLIMLHAEFKSARDASGHLTQQTAEGVVNWTIPGRTPEPIRPILLTGDQKPEKVVCKKNVRVGTLAAVERTCMTSSEWAKRSDEYRQTFQELQGRRGFTSEGMCQGPTCDSIAQQEYLKALATQNPK from the coding sequence ATGCTGCAGGGTGCTTCCGCCACGGCTTCCGGCGCCACCGATAATGGCGCTCGCCAGATCCGCGAAATCGTATTTCAAAATTACCCGCCACGCGCCCTTGCTGCGGGTGAGCAGGGCGCCGTGTTCTTCGTAGTCCGATTGGACAAGGATGCGCATGCGACCGAGTGCGAAGTCACCCACGGAAGCGGCCATCCTCTGCTCGATATCGAGACATGCCAGCTCATTATGCTGCATGCGGAATTCAAGTCCGCGAGAGATGCGAGCGGCCATCTCACGCAGCAGACGGCGGAAGGTGTCGTAAACTGGACCATCCCGGGCCGGACCCCGGAACCAATCAGACCAATTCTGCTGACAGGCGATCAGAAGCCGGAGAAGGTCGTCTGCAAGAAGAACGTTCGCGTCGGCACGCTCGCGGCGGTGGAGCGTACGTGCATGACCAGTTCCGAATGGGCCAAACGGTCAGACGAGTACCGGCAGACGTTTCAAGAGTTGCAGGGGCGCCGAGGCTTTACAAGCGAAGGCATGTGCCAAGGGCCCACTTGTGACTCCATTGCTCAGCAGGAGTATTTAAAGGCCCTTGCAACTCAAAATCCGAAGTAG
- a CDS encoding DUF1343 domain-containing protein, with protein MTLFGIDRLIAEPELRRPLEGKRVAILAHPASVTRDLTHSVDALAAAGLNLTAAFGPQHGLRGDKQDNMVESDDFTDPVHNIPVFSLYGEVRRPTGQSMGTFDTILIDLQDLGCRIYTFITTLLYVLEAAAEHGKSVWVLDRPNPAGRPIEGLTLRPGWESFVGAGPIPMRHGLTLGELGKWFIEHFKLDVDYRVIEMQGWEPEAGPGYGWPPERVWINPSPNAANVNMARAYAGTVMLEGTTLSEGRGTTRALELFGAPDLEPNRILAEMQRLAPEWLRGCTLRDTTFQPTFHKHVGEMCRGLFIHAEGAAYDHQAFRPWRLQSLAFKAIRNLYPDYDLWRDFPYEYEFEKLAIDVINGSPLLREWVDDEGAQASDLDELTIPDECEWAAHRQDFLLY; from the coding sequence ATGACCCTATTCGGTATTGATCGGCTCATTGCCGAGCCCGAGCTTCGCCGGCCGCTGGAGGGCAAGCGAGTTGCCATCCTCGCGCACCCCGCTTCGGTGACGCGCGACCTCACGCATAGCGTCGATGCGCTGGCGGCTGCCGGGCTGAACCTGACTGCAGCCTTCGGTCCCCAGCACGGGCTCCGCGGCGACAAGCAGGACAATATGGTTGAGTCCGACGACTTCACTGATCCAGTCCACAACATTCCGGTGTTCAGCCTTTACGGCGAAGTTCGCCGTCCGACCGGGCAGTCGATGGGCACTTTCGATACTATCCTTATCGACCTGCAGGACCTTGGCTGCCGCATCTACACCTTTATCACGACGCTGCTGTACGTGCTTGAAGCCGCGGCGGAACATGGCAAGTCTGTCTGGGTGTTGGATCGCCCGAATCCTGCTGGGCGTCCGATCGAAGGTCTGACCTTGCGGCCCGGTTGGGAGAGCTTCGTTGGGGCCGGCCCGATCCCGATGCGTCACGGCCTAACGCTCGGCGAGCTTGGGAAGTGGTTTATCGAGCACTTCAAGCTCGACGTCGATTATCGCGTGATCGAAATGCAGGGTTGGGAACCCGAAGCAGGACCCGGATACGGCTGGCCGCCCGAGCGCGTCTGGATCAACCCGAGTCCCAATGCCGCCAACGTCAACATGGCGCGCGCCTATGCCGGGACGGTGATGCTTGAGGGCACAACGCTTAGCGAGGGCAGGGGCACGACGCGGGCGCTCGAGCTGTTTGGTGCACCGGATCTGGAGCCGAACCGCATTCTTGCCGAAATGCAGCGCCTGGCGCCCGAATGGCTACGGGGCTGCACGCTTCGCGACACGACGTTCCAGCCCACGTTTCACAAGCACGTGGGCGAGATGTGCCGCGGCCTTTTCATCCACGCAGAAGGCGCCGCCTACGATCATCAGGCTTTCAGGCCATGGCGGCTGCAGTCGTTGGCATTCAAGGCCATCCGAAATCTCTATCCGGATTACGATCTTTGGCGCGACTTCCCTTACGAGTATGAGTTCGAGAAGCTGGCGATCGATGTGATCAATGGCTCTCCGCTGCTGCGCGAGTGGGTCGACGATGAGGGCGCCCAGGCGTCGGACCTCGACGAGCTGACGATTCCGGACGAATGCGAATGGGCGGCGCATCGGCAGGACTTCCTACTTTACTAA